From the Candidatus Krumholzibacteriia bacterium genome, the window GCTTGTCGAGGTAAGCCCTTGGTACACCATAGCTTTCCCCGTGAACCTCGGCCCATTCCACCAGTTCCCCCGCCTTCATGGCCTCGAAGCGGTCGCGGCTAACAAAGAAGTAGTGCTCACCCTCGTTTTCGCCGTTTCGGGGCGCGCGCGTGGTGGCGGTGACACAGCGGCGGGTGAGTGAATCCGTGGCGAGGAGGCGGTCGATGAGCGTGGTCTTGCCCACCCCCGAGGGGCCGGACACCACCACCAGAAACGGAACCGAAGACCGCGGCGTCATGGGCGCTACTCCAGGTTCTGGACCTGTTCGCGCAGCTTCTCGGTTTCTTCCTTGAGGACAACGACGTGCTGGATCACCTCGGAGTCCGCCGCCTTGGACCCGATGGTCGTCGCCTCGCGGTGCATCTCCTGCAAGAGGTAGGTCATCTTCTTGGACACCTCGCCGCCGTCGGAGATGGTCTTGTTGAACTGCGCCAGGTGGCTCTTGAGGCGGGTGATCTCTTCGGTGATGTCGGTGCGGTCGCCCAGCATGACGATTTCCGCGGCGATGCGGTCTTCGCTCACCTTGATATCGCCCGCGAGTTGTGCGACGCGCTTGCGCAGCGTCTCGATCTGCTTCTTCGCCACCGCCGGCGCCATGCTCTCGATGGTATCCACCGTGCGGCCAATCAGCGCCATGCGCTCGGTGAGGTCCTTCTCCAGCGCGCGGCCCTCTTCCAGCCGCATGCGCGTACACGACTCCAGCGCGGCGTTGAGGCCCTCCTCCACCAGCGGCCACAGCACGTCCTCGGCCGGGTCGGTCTCCTTCACCATCACCACTTCCGGCAGCTGCATCAGCGCATCCAGGCTGACACGCTCGTCGAGGCCGTGGCGCTTGGCAAAGTCGCGCAGCTGTTTGAGGTACTGTTCCAGCGCCGCTTCGTTGATGGTGACCGCGCGGCCCGCCGCGGCCGATTCGACCGACATGGTGATGGACACCCGCCCCCGCGCCAGGCGCGCGCGCACCAGATCCTTGATGTCCTGTTCGCGGTTCTGCAGCACCCGGGGGAG encodes:
- a CDS encoding YicC family protein → LPRVLQNREQDIKDLVRARLARGRVSITMSVESAAAGRAVTINEAALEQYLKQLRDFAKRHGLDERVSLDALMQLPEVVMVKETDPAEDVLWPLVEEGLNAALESCTRMRLEEGRALEKDLTERMALIGRTVDTIESMAPAVAKKQIETLRKRVAQLAGDIKVSEDRIAAEIVMLGDRTDITEEITRLKSHLAQFNKTISDGGEVSKKMTYLLQEMHREATTIGSKAADSEVIQHVVVLKEETEKLREQVQNLE